In Misgurnus anguillicaudatus chromosome 14, ASM2758022v2, whole genome shotgun sequence, the genomic window TCGAACGGTTTATTAAATCAGTTCATGATCTCAATCGGTTTATTAAATCAGTTCATGATCTTGATCGATTTATTAAATCagtttatttattggtttattaAATCAGTTCATGATCTTGATCGATTTATTAAATCagtttatttattggtttattaAATCAGTTCATGATCTCGATCGGTTTATTAAATCAGTTCATGATCGCGACTGGTTTAATAAATCAGTTCATGATCTTGATCGGTTTATTAAATCAGTTCATGATCTTGATGAGTTTATTAAACTAGTTTATAACCTCGATCAGTTTATGATCTCAATCGGTTTATTTAATCAGTTCATGATCTTGATCAGTTTATTAAATCAGTTCATGATCTTGATCAGTTTATTAAATCAGTTCATGATCTTGATCAGTTTATTAAATCAGTTCATGATCTTGATCAGTTTATTAAATCAGTTCATGATCTTGATCAGTTTATTAAATCAGTTCATGATCTTGATCGGATTATTAAATCAGTCCATGATCTCGATCAGTTTATTAAATCAGTTCATGATCTCGATCGGTTTATTAAATCAGTTCATGATCTCAATCGGTTTATTAAATCAGTTCATGATCTCAATCggtttattaaataaattcatGATCTCGATTGGTTTATTAAATCAGTTCATGATCTCGATCGGTTTATTAAAACAGCTCATGATCTCGATCGGTTTATTAAATCAGTTCATGATCTCGATCGGTTTATTAAATCAGTTCATGATCTCGATCGGTTTATTAAATCAGTTCATGATCTCAATCGGTTTATTAAATCAGTTCATGATCTTGATCGGTTTATTAAATCAGTTCATGATCTCGATCCGTTTATTAAATCAGTTCATGATCTCGATCGGTTTATTAAATCAGCTCATGATCTCGATCGGTTTATTAAATCAGTTCATGATCTTGATCGATTTATTAAAtctgtttatttattggtttattaAATCAGTTCATGATCTCGATCGGTTTATTAAATCAGTTAATGATCTCGATCGGTTTATTAAATCAGTTCATTATCTTGATGGATTTATTAAATCagtttatttattggtttattaAATCAGTCCATCGATTAATTAAACCAGTTTATAATCTTTATCGGTTTATTAAATCAGTTTATATTCTCGATAGATTTATTAATCAGTTCATAATCTCGATCAGTTTATTGAAGCGGTAACATCTTACAATGaggttgcatttgttaacattaattaaatttattagctaacatgaattaacaacAACCTTACTGAAAAGTGTTACCAGTTTATAATCTTGATCAGTTTAACTTATCAACAAGCAACTGAAATTATTTGTCCCAAACTTAGAGTATATTTACCAACCTTATTTTTGAGGACTACCTTAAAATGTTAACCATGTTGTAAAATCAAGATCTgtttaattattgttttttatgttttataggTCTAATAAAGAAAATGCAACCTATGGTTGGGATTAACTTTCGCACAGTGTTTGGTGATCACTTGGTGAATATGTAGTGCTTACCAAACAACccagaaactatttatagagaTACAAGATGAATAACACATAACATTGTGTTACATGTACAATACTTCTGGAAACACCATTATGGTAAACCCTACCAGAAAGTTGGACAACAATTCTGTTTATGGACCAAATGACGTTGAGCAAGTGTTGGTACCCATATTTGATACCTTCATCCTAGTGACTGGTGTGGTTGGACACATATTGGTTCTTATCATCATCTGTCGTACCATGCGCAAAGGACGTGGACAGATGAATGGAGGCAGGACTGGAGGAATACAAGAAACAAATGCAAACGGAACCGATGTTCTTCTTCTGTCATTAAGTGTGGCCGACCTTCTGCTGCTTTCCTGCCTTCCTTATCACACGGTTGCAATTGCGACCCACCACTGGCCCTTCGGGAGCTTCATGTGTAAATCTGTGAGCTTCCTAAGTGCGATGTGTACCTCTGCCAGTGCCTTCACACTGGCTGCTTTGGCGTTTGGTCGGTTCCTCATTGTGGTGCACCCATCAAAAGCGTATCGATGGCGCAGAGAAGGCCGATTGAAAATAATAGCTGGTGCATTGTGGATACCTGCTATAGTCCTTGCATCGCCTCAGTTTGCATGGCGGATGGTGATTTCAGGGCATGAAGCCCGTGAGGACCTGGCATGTTTTAATTTCCTATCCGATAAAGGCCAGTTGGCATATGGAGTGTGTCACTTTCTACTGGCTTTTGCCTTTCCACTTGGGATCATTGTAATAGCCTATGCCAAGATCTACCATTTCCTTAAAAAGACCAGACAGGGCCGAATAAGCCAGGCGGACCGTTTGGAACAATATCATGTGAAGGTAACCCAAACATCAGCTATGTTAGTGCTGGCATTTGCATTGTGCTGGCTGCCTTCATATGGTTTAATGTTTGCCCAGATAACTGAGAGTGATGCAACTTTACCTCGCTTGGGACCTTTTGCTACCTTCGCTCGCATCATGGCAACCTCGTCTACTGTGGCCAATCCTATTCTCTATGTTTTTATGTCAGAGAAATTCAGGAAGGAACTAATAAATCTGGGTCAAGAATGTTGTAAAAGCAGAGCTGTCTAAATATTAAACTGGACATTTATTTTATCACTTTCATAAAAAGTTGTTTACAAACCTGAATGTGTAAgtgttaacaatttttttttttttttttttttagcttaattattatttaagtatAAGGGATGACATGAAAGCTTAAAAAAGTTGAGACTATTTTACACTGTCAGATAAAAAGTACCAAAAATGTCACCGTaataaaaatgtcctaataatGTGCCAATATGGACCTAATATGCACCTGTTAGGTACAAAAGTGCACTTTTTGAAATGGTACCGTGCCCAGTGACATCTTTTTCTACCGTTTTACAGAGACTAATATACATTAACTGCTTTAGTTATACTGTATTGGTTAGAATACACTGTTACTTTGTacatactttaaatattttgtgtcaaTACAATTACAGACTCAAATGGTTTCTGCAAACTCAGAAAGAGTTTAATGTGAATCTTGCCAAAAGAAATacttttgtttcagtttgcaaACCCAAAATTGACAATATGGTTAATACTGTAAATAAGATTCAATTAGTGCTGGGAAAagaaagattaatcgcgattaaacgcatacaaaataaaagttaatttgTACTGTGTACTGTGggtaattattatgtattggCTATTTAAACACactcacatacatatatacatttcagatatatatatatatttttttattttttatttatatataatataaaatataaacaaatatacacatgtaaatgtttattaaatacacacagcacatacttgcatattatgctaaaaatctcttttattttgtatttgattaATCGCCATTAATCATTGCCCAGCACTAgattaaatacattaaaaaaataccaTTCTAGtatatgttttatttgtttacagAATGTAATAAAATTTTGCACTTAAATTAAAACTTATATTTTAATCAACTTAGATtcacaagtcattttaactgtagtgactagtgatgagttgctgtagcttaacttataaaataaagttgacataactaaagcaaattcaagttttatttattactgtAAGTTACAGCGACTCATCAGTCAAgcttgaaatgacttgtaaatcctagttgattaaacttaaaaatgtaagatcaaaaatatgtttattgtaCCAATGCCAAATTTACAGTAAGTCTGTATTTAAGTTTATATTGTACAGCATATAACCAATAATtggataaatattggacagaacgaACTGTTGGgttttaaatacacatatgaTGGGTTGCTGcaatgtaaaaagtgaaaagttggatcaacttaaaaaaattactttcgtTTGAAACTTTCGTACTCAATAGTAtctattaaaaaatgtattgacaGATCATTTTTTAAACCCAATGTAAGCCACACTCCACTGTACTGAACAGTAAATGCAAATTGTATGTCACTTGTAATGTGCTTTATTAAATTTGGTGATTCAACCACTTAAGCATTTACTTGAAAGAATAAATGAACCATCAAAATATATCAGATGACACTTTTTTTGTGCTTTGAACTCTATATCTGAGTAACAATAAAATCAGAAATGTTTCTGTTCATCACATCATCGAACGACACAAGCCAACAATGGACATTAGGAATTGAATGCTTTGTGGAGTCTTTCAGATAGACCCTATACAATAAATGGACACAAGTTTAATTAAATACAGAAACAAATACAGGACATAATGCTCTGAAAACACAGCacatatcttaaaaaaatattatgaaatcaagtgttttgtggtttttaaaagcagtttttataaataaataaaactgatgACTCTTCCTGCACTACACAGAGTTTTGTCCAATGCTCTGAATGATAATATACCCTCAAGGTTTGTGGCAGGACCCTTTCAAAATGTACACCTGTACACCCAAAACTTAATATTAGTACATCAGAGTTAAACATAAGTTTAAAAGGTtcaaaaggtacatatctgtacctaaattagGATCTTTAGGGTATAGCCCCAgtcagggccgccttaacctaatgtgaggccctgGGGCTGAGAGGTTTTGGAGGCCCCCATCCCCTCAATTTATagtctcatttaaaaaaaaaagtgtaatatctaggtaatctacatcacaaaatgcattagtttctttcaaTACATACAACAgagagttttccctctttgacccagaaaacaccataatatcattatttacatatatcactgagcccacttgagcataaacacaagacactttacattacgcggaatagaaaaatctgttacgtctgaTATTTAATTTCACAGTAAGTTAccacggaccaatcagcagacATGTAACGTGCAgttagagtgattgacagataacctgacaagttacaaaacaatatgaatgtgaacttgggaggcccctgaacttaggaggcccctgggcttcagcctaggtaagcccgtgcattaaggcggccttggcctcagtgacagcttgggacaattttttgaccattttttctaaGAGCAATTTAATTTCATAGTGTTTTAAATCTTAACTTTCAGGAAATTCAATTAGCCTGTGTGTATTTTTATCACTTACCATCTTACATTCACATTCTTGTCCATAATCTTTAGAGTTGGATTGTTGAATTCATGAGCCTTTTCATATGAAATATTGTATTTGCCTGTAATATTATCAACTGATATTGTGATTTGTTTCCAGGTCAGTAAATAAGAGTTATGTCCCATACTTTTGTCCTCATAGTTTAAAGGTTTACAAAGTGAATTTGCAATCTTACCAAAAATGCCTGTTGGGCTGCCATCTTGTGGATATTGTTGAACAGCAGGCCACAGATACACACCCCCATCATTCTTATGAAGAAGAACGGAGACACTGAAATCCCCCATGCTAACGTTGATTTTATTGTGCGTTATGATCAGATCCACACTGTTGATACAGAATAACTCATTAGTGAACTTTTCTTTTGATTATTATACAAAATGCATGAAAAATAACCATGATGTTACTAGCCTATAATACAGGTTTTTTTCTGCAGACTGATACCATTGTGTCGTCATGGTT contains:
- the LOC129428019 gene encoding somatostatin receptor type 2, with product MYNTSGNTIMVNPTRKLDNNSVYGPNDVEQVLVPIFDTFILVTGVVGHILVLIIICRTMRKGRGQMNGGRTGGIQETNANGTDVLLLSLSVADLLLLSCLPYHTVAIATHHWPFGSFMCKSVSFLSAMCTSASAFTLAALAFGRFLIVVHPSKAYRWRREGRLKIIAGALWIPAIVLASPQFAWRMVISGHEAREDLACFNFLSDKGQLAYGVCHFLLAFAFPLGIIVIAYAKIYHFLKKTRQGRISQADRLEQYHVKVTQTSAMLVLAFALCWLPSYGLMFAQITESDATLPRLGPFATFARIMATSSTVANPILYVFMSEKFRKELINLGQECCKSRAV